A genomic window from Silene latifolia isolate original U9 population chromosome 11, ASM4854445v1, whole genome shotgun sequence includes:
- the LOC141611060 gene encoding FAD synthetase 1, chloroplastic-like, with translation MFVHVPQIVIHPLLPSSQMRIPQHLKEWEGLGIYTSSISSSKLIVSSLIKPGFLKVLPFQNNNCITVTPSSSSYVGISLPFISCIHSMSPHHSPILSDSSFRPKEYELEKSSEGLPSIAGGIVALGKFDALHVGHRELAIQASKVGTPFLLSFVGMAQVFGWAPRAPIVAKCDRERVLSSWAPLCGNVPPKEFMIDFSRVRHLTPSQFVEKLSKEFGVHGVVAGENYRFGYKAAGDASELVRLCDEYGMKAYILNSVMDKNKDRDDSYPLDKKDMGQVSSTRVRHALSKGDMKYVSKLLGRHHRLFLSAEWLEDLDGPRTELCAPLSSLLNLPPKDGVYDNCYLLVGDEIELACRVVIDSSHIRLESDEKECNIHDAVKGLQLVGIEFRG, from the exons ATGTTTGTTCATGTGCCTCAAATTGTCATCCACCCTCTTCTACCCTCTTCTCAAATGAGAATTCCCCAACATCTCAAAGAATGGGAAGGTTTAGGGATTTATACTTCATCAATTTCTTCTTCAAAATTGATTGTTTCTTCTCTTATTAAACCTGGATTTCTCAAAGTTTTACCCTTTCAAAACAACAACTGCATAACAGTAACaccatcttcttcttcttatgtGGGCATTTCTTTACCCTTTATCAGTTGTATTCATTCTATGTCTCCTCATCATTCTCCTATTCTTTCTGATTCTTCCTTCAG GCCAAAAGAGTATGAACTTGAGAAGTCATCTGAAGGTTTGCCATCCATAGCAG GTGGTATAGTTGcgttggggaagtttgatgcccTCCATGTTGGCCATCGAGAACTTGCCATTCAAGCATCCAAAGTTGGAACTCCTTTCCTTTTGTCGTTTGTAGGGATGGCTCAAGTGTTTGGCTGGGCACCTAG GGCTCCTATTGTTGCCAAATGTGATCGCGAAAGGGTCCTTTCTTCCTGGGCCCCACTGTGCGGTAATGTTCCTCCGAAAGAGTTCATGATTGACTTCTCACGTGTTAGACATCTCACTCCTAGCCAGTTTGTAGAGAAGCTGTCGAAGGAGTTTGGCGTCCATGGAGTCGTGGCAG GTGAAAATTACAGATTTGGGTATAAAGCTGCTGGTGATGCATCTGAACTGGTAAGGTTATGTGACGAGTATGGGATGAAAGCGTATATACTTAATTCTGTCATGGACAAAAATAAAGACAGAGATGATTCATACCCACTAGATAAAAAGGATATGGGGCAAGTCTCATCGACTCGTGTTAGACATGCTCTTAGCAAAGGAGACATGAAGTATGTGTCCAAGCTGTTAGGGCGTCACCATCGTCTATTTTTATCTGCTGAATGGTTGGAAGATTTAGATGGCCCTAGAACCGAATTATGTGCTCCATTATCATCCTTGTTAAACCTACCACCTAAAGACGGAGTTTACGACAATTGTTATCTATTAGTTGGTGACGAGATTGAGTTAGCATGCAGAGTGGTTATTGATTCATCTCATATCCGCCTAGAATCAGACGAAAAGGAATGTAATATTCATGATGCTGTCAAAGGTCTACAGCTTGTAGGCATCGAATTTAGAGGGTGA
- the LOC141611061 gene encoding uncharacterized protein LOC141611061 encodes MGSMSGILRRPLYAAAAVAVASISTDLPNKFKNPKLIDPSALHSLSRDSSSCSEASWASHISVSKLANFSFVTRIRVPLPSINSNLIPYCSGTLAGNSVTSSPLLLSLYQSAELSKASKPKTCSYTSKSVPSEDLYRWHLPEPAVVDDKSDCSSVKSRTVVVLLGWLGAKQKHLNKYAEWYTSRGFHAITFTFPMSEVLSYQVGGKAEQDVELLVNHLAEWLEEEHGKNLLIHTFSNTGWLTYGVMLEKFQKQDPSLIGRIKGCIVDSAPVAAPDPQVWASGFSAAFLKKQSVATKGSATSHDDSAEEEFGTEKSDKEPKPAMTETALLAVLGKFFEVVLKLPPVNRRLSDVIGVLSSRQPSCPQLYIYSSADRVIPARSVESFIEQQRQCGHQVTSCDFVSTPHVDHFRNDPQLYTSQLTHFLTDSVLKCCKGSF; translated from the exons ATGGGTTCCATGTCTGGAATCCTTCGACGGCCTTTATATGCGGCTGCTGCTGTTGCTGTGGCATCCATTTCGACTGATCTACCAAATAAGTTTAAAAATCCAAAATTGATCGATCCGTCTGCTTTGCATTCCCTGTCCCGCGACTCCTCCTCATGCTCTGAGGCTTCATGGGCGTCTCACATTTCTGTCTCCAAGCTTGCAAACTTCTCATTTGTGACCCGAATTCGAGTGCCATTACCTAGTATCAATAGCAATCTTATACCATATTGCAGTGGAACCTTGGCAGGGAATTCAGTTACATCGTCACCTCTCTTGCTTAGTCTTTACCAGTCAGCTGAGTTGTCCAAGGCATCAAAACCCAAAACTTGTTCCTACACTAGTAAGAGTGTGCCATCTGAGGACTTGTACAGATGGCATCTGCCGGAGCCTGCAGTTGTTGACGACAAATCAGACTGTTCCTCTGTAAAGTCAAGGACAGTGGTGGTTTTGCTAGGATGGTTAGGTGCAAAACAGAAGCACTTGAACAAATATGCGGAATGGTACACCTCGAGGGGATTTCATGCAATTACCTTCACTTTTCCAATGTCCGAGGTTCTGAGCTACCAGGTTGGTGGAAAAGCTGAGCAGGATGTGGAGTTACTTGTCAACCATCTTGCTGAGTGGCTAGAAGAGGAACATGGCAAGAACCTATTAATTCACACCTTCAGCAACACGGGGTGGTTAAC ATACGGAGTCATGCTGGAAAAGTTTCAGAAACAAGATCCTAGTTTAATAGGCAGAATCAAAGGCTGCATTGTCGATTCGGCTCCAGTTGCGGCCCCAGATCCTCAG GTATGGGCATCAGGATTCTCTGCTGCCTTTCTGAAAAAGCAAAGCGTAGCGACCAAGGGGTCAGCAACATCACATGATGATTCAGCCGAGGAGGAATTTGGAACTGAAAAATCAGATAAAGAGCCAAAACCAGCAATGACAGAAACTGCTTTATTAGCCGTCTTGGGGAAATTCTTTGAAGTTGTACTAAAACTTCCTCCAGTAAACAG GAGGCTATCTGACGTAATAGGCGTACTATCATCACGACAGCCGAGCTGCCCGCAACTGTATATATACAGCTCAGCAGATAGAGTCATCCCAGCACGTTCTGTCGAATCGTTTATTGAACAGCAACGACAATGTGGGCATCAGGTCACATCTTGCGATTTTGTTTCGACACCTCATGTTGATCACTTTAGGAATGATCCCCAATTGTATACATCTCAGCTTACCCATTTTTTGACCGATAGTGTACTTAAATGCTGTAAAGGGTCATTTTAA
- the LOC141611066 gene encoding putative GEM-like protein 8 — translation MNVIEAFTSRTIPSIAGDDVLRNGLSRFKYDEGSNLQPITLLSVPSGNKNVDRSLTIKHKKVESVLSSMNKLVRRSLSIGANVDKVFRRIFSVSTEEELLRASRCCLSTTAGPIPGRLFISTLKLAFCSDRPISKVVSSTGELLQFHYKIVIPLTKLKGVIRSENTKKPTQKYVQVVTTDEFEFWFMGFLHYNKAFKCLQQVVVSQSLDSLPSIQNVHTFL, via the exons atgaatgtTATAGAGGCATTTACGTCAAGGACTATACCGAGTATAGCAGGAGATGATGTCTTAAGAAACGGGTTGTCAAGATTCAAATATGATGAGGGAAGTAATTTGCAACCGATTACACTGTTGTCTGTACCTTCAGGCAATAAGAATGTTGATAGGAGTTTAACTATAAAGCACAAAAAAGTGGAATCAGTACTTAGCTCAATGAACAAGCTTG TAAGAAGAAGTCTGAGCATAGGAGCTAACGTCGACAAAGTGTTCAGACGAATCTTCAGTGTAAGTACAGAAGAGGAGTTGTTAAGGGCTTCTCGATGTTGTTTGTCAACCACAGCGGGTCCTATACCAGGCCGTCTCTTCATCTCGACTCTTAAGCTTGCATTCTGCAGTGATCGACCAATTTCCAAAGTCGTCTCTTCTACAGGAGAACTACTCCAGTTTCATTACAAG ATAGTGATCCCACTGACGAAACTGAAGGGAGTGATTAGAAGTGAGAACACGAAGAAGCCAACACAGAAGTATGTACAAGTAGTAACAACAGACGAGTTCGAGTTCTGGTTCATGGGATTCCTTCATTACAACAAAGCATTCAAATGTTTACAACAAGTAGTAGTCTCTCAAAGCTTGGATTCACTTCCTTCAATTCAAAATGTTCACACTTTTCTCTAG
- the LOC141611068 gene encoding putative GEM-like protein 8, with the protein MNVSEAFKSRSMKSMLGDHVLRNGFSRESNAGLKLLPGPSSHMNGSLTLNHRKVESVLSTMNKLVKGKLGLGAKIMKVGGIDKVFRRIFSIREEEQLLKACQCSLYTTAGPIPGRLFISTHKLAFCSDRPVAKVSSPDGGGSLRFHYKIVIPHGKIKSLNQSENMKKSSHKYLQIVTTDDFDFWFTGVLHSKKIVKCLQQALSQTMICRP; encoded by the exons ATGAATGTTTCGGAGGCATTTAAATCAAGGAGCATGAAGAGTATGCTTGGAGATCATGTACTAAGAAATGGTTTTTCAAGAGAAAGTAATGCTGGATTGAAACTGTTACCTGGACCATCGTCTCATATGAACGGATCTTTGACGCTAAACCATCGAAAAGTCGAGTCAGTACTCAGCACAATGAATAAGCTTG TGAAGGGAAAGCTCGGGTTAGGAGCGAAGATAATGAAAGTAGGAGGAATCGACAAGGTGTTCAGGAGGATCTTTAGTATAAGAGAAGAAGAACAGCTGTTGAAAGCATGTCAATGCAGCCTGTACACAACAGCTGGGCCAATACCCGGTCGTCTTTTCATCTCAACTCACAAACTTGCATTCTGCAGTGACAGGCCTGTTGCTAAAGTCTCCTCTCCtgatggaggtggatctcttAGATTCCACTACAAG ATAGTGATCCCACATGGGAAGATCAAAAGTTTGAATCAAAGTGAGAATATGAAAAAGTCTTCACACAAGTATCTGCAAATCGTGACGACAGACGACTTTGACTTCTGGTTTACAGGAGTCCTGCATTCCAAGAAAATCGTTAAATGCTTACAGCAAGCTCTCTCACAAACCATGATTTGCCGACCTTAA